Proteins encoded by one window of Clostridium perfringens:
- the moaA gene encoding GTP 3',8-cyclase MoaA, whose product MKDKYGREIDYLRISLTDKCNLRCAYCMEKDHNDFIHNDKLMTLDEILRVVKECASIGIKKVRLTGGEPLVREGIVDLIKNINKIPEIEEICLTTNGILLGDKVKELSENGLKRVNISLDTLKEDRFKEITRIGTLDKVLYSIEKCLENNVKVKINTVILEDFNKDEILDLINLAYKNPIDLRFIELMPIGEGKKFKGVTNSEILEIIKKEKKVLSDGKPLRLNGPAKYISIEGFKGKIGFISAMSDCFCEDCNRIRVTPEGFMKQCLHWKYGINLRDKMRNGISDEELREIIKKSIYEKPEKHNFKMKEKDEDKRFMYEIGG is encoded by the coding sequence ATGAAAGATAAATATGGAAGAGAAATTGACTATTTAAGAATTTCTTTAACTGATAAATGTAATTTAAGATGTGCTTATTGTATGGAGAAAGATCACAATGATTTTATTCACAATGATAAGCTTATGACTTTAGATGAGATTTTAAGAGTTGTTAAAGAATGTGCTTCTATTGGAATAAAAAAAGTAAGACTTACAGGTGGTGAGCCTCTTGTAAGAGAAGGGATAGTAGATTTAATAAAAAATATAAACAAAATACCAGAGATAGAAGAGATTTGTTTAACCACTAATGGGATTTTACTAGGAGATAAAGTAAAGGAACTTAGTGAAAATGGATTAAAGAGAGTAAATATAAGTTTAGATACACTAAAAGAAGATAGATTTAAAGAAATAACAAGGATAGGAACCTTAGATAAAGTACTTTATTCAATAGAAAAGTGCTTAGAGAATAATGTTAAGGTAAAGATAAATACTGTAATATTAGAAGATTTCAATAAAGATGAAATTTTAGATTTAATAAACTTAGCTTATAAAAATCCAATAGATCTTAGATTTATAGAGCTTATGCCTATTGGAGAAGGTAAAAAGTTTAAGGGCGTTACTAATAGTGAGATTTTAGAAATTATAAAGAAAGAAAAAAAGGTATTAAGTGATGGAAAACCCTTAAGACTAAATGGTCCAGCTAAATACATAAGCATAGAAGGATTCAAAGGAAAAATAGGCTTTATAAGTGCTATGAGTGATTGTTTTTGTGAGGATTGTAATAGAATAAGGGTCACTCCTGAAGGCTTTATGAAACAGTGTTTACATTGGAAGTATGGAATAAACTTAAGAGATAAGATGAGAAATGGAATAAGTGATGAAGAGCTTAGGGAGATAATTAAAAAAAGTATTTATGAAAAGCCAGAAAAACATAACTTTAAAATGAAAGAAAAAGATGAAGATAAAAGATTTATGTATGAAATAGGAGGATAA
- a CDS encoding molybdenum cofactor guanylyltransferase produces MIKKSAAILAGGKSSRMNYRNKAFLKYEEDYFIERIIKALEDYEEIIIISNNPGEYKEFGLKVFKDIYPGQGPLSGIHSALNHIKNDYCLVVACDMPFINKDVVNYLGNIKEDYEILIPKFQERLQPLCAIYKKSCKDIMEKELINNSNKLIKTCFKFSMKVVEEFPFIEKVHKKEIKNFYNINTVDEYEDLIKKKEI; encoded by the coding sequence GTGATAAAAAAGAGTGCTGCTATTTTAGCTGGAGGGAAAAGTAGTAGAATGAATTATAGAAATAAGGCTTTTTTAAAATATGAAGAGGACTATTTTATAGAGAGAATAATAAAAGCCTTAGAAGATTATGAGGAAATAATAATAATATCCAATAATCCAGGAGAGTATAAGGAGTTTGGACTTAAAGTTTTTAAGGATATATATCCTGGTCAAGGGCCTTTAAGTGGAATTCATTCAGCCTTAAATCATATTAAAAATGATTATTGCTTAGTTGTTGCCTGTGATATGCCTTTTATAAATAAAGATGTGGTTAATTATTTAGGAAATATAAAGGAAGACTATGAAATTTTAATTCCTAAGTTTCAGGAAAGACTACAACCTCTTTGTGCCATATATAAAAAAAGTTGCAAAGATATTATGGAAAAAGAACTTATAAATAATAGCAATAAATTAATAAAAACCTGTTTTAAATTTTCTATGAAGGTAGTTGAAGAATTTCCTTTTATAGAAAAAGTACATAAAAAAGAAATAAAGAATTTTTATAATATAAATACAGTTGATGAGTATGAAGATTTAATAAAGAAAAAAGAAATTTAG
- the mobB gene encoding molybdopterin-guanine dinucleotide biosynthesis protein B, producing the protein MAKIVNVVASCSNTGKTVLIEGLIKELKNRGYTVATIKHDVHGFDIDKEGKDTWRHRKAGAEAVIISSKERMALIREVQEEVPLEELIKQVEDFDFIIIEGYKKSKYRKLEVYRQGISKKIITPKEKLIGVASDVSLSLEGVRVVNLNNYEEIANLVIEN; encoded by the coding sequence TTGGCTAAGATTGTGAATGTAGTTGCTAGCTGTTCTAATACAGGAAAAACAGTTTTAATAGAAGGACTTATAAAAGAGCTTAAAAATAGAGGATATACTGTTGCTACTATAAAGCATGATGTTCATGGTTTTGATATAGACAAAGAGGGAAAAGATACTTGGCGTCATAGAAAAGCAGGAGCTGAAGCAGTAATAATTTCCTCAAAGGAAAGAATGGCTCTTATAAGAGAGGTTCAGGAAGAAGTTCCTCTAGAAGAGTTAATAAAGCAAGTTGAAGATTTCGATTTTATAATAATAGAAGGTTATAAAAAGAGCAAATATAGAAAGCTTGAAGTATATAGACAAGGTATTAGTAAGAAAATAATAACTCCAAAGGAAAAGCTTATAGGAGTTGCTAGTGATGTTAGTTTATCTCTAGAAGGAGTTAGAGTTGTTAACTTAAATAATTATGAAGAAATTGCTAACCTTGTAATAGAAAATTAG
- a CDS encoding GGDEF domain-containing protein codes for MEVLLDVKERMSILKNFYDEVRVVDPINNIVFSDDFNLKINNKFNEKDCSLSNCYDVWGKKSICSTCISKKAYLKNDTFIKLEYNKNHVFLVIASPIEFNENKYVVEILKDITNNGSIVDGSGEGNYLDLTMKKMGENLIKDYLTEVYNKRYIDQRFSKEAHRNLKESIPTTVIMTDIDSFKKVNDTYGHLVGDKILRGFAKVLNNNIRENSDWIGRYGGEEFIIVLNNTNLKNGVKVAEKLRKIIEKMSFDYGDLSLKITSSFGVCEVSEKEDPFDTIKNADEKLYMAKMTGRNKTVF; via the coding sequence TTGGAAGTTTTACTAGATGTAAAAGAAAGAATGTCTATATTAAAGAACTTTTATGATGAAGTTAGAGTGGTAGATCCTATAAATAATATAGTATTTTCAGATGACTTTAACCTAAAAATTAATAATAAATTTAATGAAAAAGATTGTTCACTAAGCAATTGTTATGATGTGTGGGGAAAAAAATCAATATGTAGTACTTGCATATCAAAAAAAGCTTATTTAAAAAATGATACTTTTATAAAGTTAGAATATAATAAAAATCATGTGTTTTTAGTTATAGCTTCCCCAATTGAATTTAATGAAAATAAATATGTTGTTGAAATATTAAAAGATATAACTAATAATGGCAGTATAGTAGATGGTAGTGGAGAAGGTAATTATTTAGACTTAACAATGAAAAAGATGGGAGAAAATCTTATTAAGGATTATTTAACTGAAGTCTATAATAAAAGGTATATAGATCAGAGATTTTCAAAGGAAGCTCATAGAAACTTAAAAGAATCTATACCTACAACTGTAATTATGACTGATATAGATTCCTTTAAAAAAGTAAATGATACCTATGGTCATTTAGTAGGTGACAAAATTTTAAGGGGTTTTGCAAAGGTATTAAATAATAATATCAGAGAAAATAGTGACTGGATTGGTAGATATGGAGGAGAAGAATTCATAATTGTTTTAAATAATACCAATTTGAAAAATGGAGTGAAGGTTGCTGAGAAGCTTAGAAAAATCATAGAAAAAATGAGCTTTGACTATGGTGATTTAAGTTTAAAAATAACTTCTAGCTTCGGAGTTTGTGAAGTTTCAGAAAAAGAAGATCCTTTTGATACCATAAAAAATGCTGATGAAAAATTATATATGGCAAAAATGACAGGAAGAAATAAAACTGTATTTTAG
- a CDS encoding molybdopterin-binding protein has protein sequence MKQIRVEDAVGTILSHDVTQIIPGKFKGRAFKKGHVIREEDIEKLLSIGKEHVYVWEKEEGMLHENEAAERLKDLVCGEGLSFGEIKEGKIEFLADKDGLLKIDKEKLLELNMLGEIIVSTIHGNFPVKKGDKVGATRVIPLVIDENKIIEAENLIKDKIIEVKEIKNKKTFAITTGNEVYSGRIKDAFGPVLKEKLKEFNIDLERQVILPDDKEKIIEEIKRALDEGAELILCTGGMSVDPDDVTPTAIKECGGELITYGSPVLPGAMLLLAYYNDVPIIGIPSCAMYSKRTALDLVLPRVLADERLTLRDIAEYGHGGLCLNCPVCTFPHCSFGK, from the coding sequence ATGAAACAAATAAGAGTTGAAGATGCTGTTGGAACAATATTATCTCATGATGTAACTCAAATAATACCAGGTAAATTTAAAGGAAGAGCCTTTAAAAAGGGCCATGTTATAAGAGAAGAAGATATAGAAAAACTTTTATCAATAGGAAAAGAACATGTTTATGTATGGGAAAAAGAAGAGGGAATGCTTCATGAAAATGAGGCTGCTGAAAGATTAAAGGACCTAGTTTGTGGAGAAGGATTAAGTTTTGGAGAAATAAAAGAAGGAAAAATAGAATTTTTAGCTGATAAAGACGGACTTTTAAAAATAGATAAGGAAAAATTATTAGAATTAAATATGCTAGGTGAAATAATAGTTTCTACAATTCATGGGAATTTTCCAGTTAAAAAAGGTGATAAGGTAGGGGCTACTAGAGTAATTCCACTAGTTATAGATGAAAATAAAATAATAGAAGCAGAAAATCTTATAAAAGATAAGATTATAGAAGTTAAAGAGATAAAAAATAAAAAGACTTTTGCAATAACTACAGGAAATGAAGTTTATAGTGGAAGAATAAAAGATGCCTTTGGTCCTGTTCTTAAGGAAAAGCTTAAGGAATTTAATATAGATCTTGAAAGACAGGTTATTCTTCCAGATGATAAGGAGAAAATTATAGAGGAAATAAAAAGAGCTTTAGATGAAGGTGCAGAACTTATACTTTGTACAGGGGGAATGTCAGTTGATCCAGACGATGTTACTCCTACAGCTATAAAGGAATGTGGAGGAGAATTAATAACATATGGTTCACCTGTACTTCCAGGAGCTATGCTTCTTTTAGCTTATTATAATGATGTTCCTATTATTGGAATACCAAGCTGTGCCATGTATTCAAAAAGAACAGCTTTAGATTTAGTCCTTCCAAGAGTTTTAGCAGATGAAAGATTAACTTTAAGAGATATAGCTGAATATGGTCATGGTGGACTTTGTTTAAATTGCCCAGTTTGTACTTTTCCACATTGTTCCTTTGGAAAGTAA
- a CDS encoding nitrate reductase, producing MKRIQSTCNYCALACNLDFYTEDGKIKRVVPTPHYPVNKGFSCIKGLNLDKQCTKFNGSKKPLLKMKDGERKAIEWKEAFDLFASKMTAIQEKYGKESVAYISTGQLPTEEMALLGHVGRSYMGINGDGNTRLCMASAVVAYKQSFGFDAPPYTLKDLELSDTIFFIGANPVIAHPIAWGRVRKNKDAKIITIDPRKSETAMNSDMWIDIKTKGDLALFYTLANVLIEKGWINQDYINNYTEGFEDFKAHVKKYTLEDVEERTGISKMRVLELAKIIHEGKRVSFWWTMGVNQSYEAVRTAQAIINLALITGNMGREGTGANSLTGQCNAMGSRMFSNTTALYGGGEYNNKERRKVVADILGMDENMLPTKPTLDYEQIIKGINKGEIKGLWVVCTNPRHSFSNNEEFKKAMKNLDFFVVQDIYEDTDSSKECDLYLPSVPAIKKEGFLINTERRLSALVPVLEKEEDELSDYEILLGIGEALGMGSLLDKWRTPEDAFKLLRECSKGMPCDITGVSYERLRDSKGIQWPCRKGEELESDERRLFEDGKYYTPSGKAKFIFEDVTENPNATNEEFPFNLNTGRGTVGQWHTHTRTREIQAVTNIVSQKAYVDINRKDAEKLDIKENDEVLIHSSNGHTSKFIARLTDNLKEKTLYAPIHYIETNLLTPSVFDPYSKEPSYKTVQVNIEKVRK from the coding sequence ATGAAAAGAATACAATCTACTTGTAACTATTGTGCTCTTGCGTGTAATTTAGATTTTTACACAGAGGATGGAAAAATAAAAAGAGTAGTTCCAACTCCACATTATCCAGTTAATAAGGGATTTTCTTGTATAAAAGGACTTAATTTAGATAAACAATGTACTAAGTTTAATGGTTCAAAGAAGCCTTTACTTAAAATGAAAGATGGAGAAAGAAAAGCTATAGAATGGAAAGAAGCTTTTGATTTATTTGCTAGTAAGATGACAGCTATTCAAGAAAAGTATGGTAAAGAAAGTGTAGCTTACATAAGTACAGGTCAATTACCAACAGAGGAAATGGCTCTTTTAGGTCATGTAGGAAGAAGCTACATGGGTATAAATGGAGATGGTAATACAAGACTTTGTATGGCATCAGCAGTTGTAGCTTATAAACAAAGCTTTGGATTTGACGCCCCTCCATATACTTTAAAAGATTTAGAACTTTCAGATACTATATTTTTTATTGGAGCAAATCCAGTTATAGCTCATCCAATAGCTTGGGGAAGAGTTAGAAAAAATAAGGATGCTAAAATAATTACTATAGATCCAAGAAAGTCTGAGACAGCTATGAATTCAGATATGTGGATTGATATAAAAACTAAGGGAGATTTAGCTCTTTTCTATACTTTAGCAAATGTTCTTATAGAAAAAGGATGGATAAACCAAGATTATATAAATAATTACACAGAGGGCTTTGAAGATTTCAAAGCACATGTTAAGAAATATACATTAGAAGATGTTGAAGAAAGAACAGGAATCTCTAAGATGAGAGTTCTAGAACTTGCAAAAATAATCCATGAAGGAAAGAGAGTTTCATTCTGGTGGACAATGGGAGTTAACCAAAGCTATGAAGCTGTTAGAACTGCTCAAGCCATTATAAATCTTGCTTTAATCACAGGAAATATGGGAAGAGAAGGAACAGGAGCTAACTCCTTAACAGGACAATGTAATGCTATGGGATCAAGAATGTTTAGTAACACAACTGCTCTTTATGGTGGTGGAGAATACAATAACAAAGAGAGAAGAAAAGTGGTTGCTGATATATTAGGCATGGATGAGAATATGCTTCCAACTAAGCCAACTTTAGATTATGAGCAAATAATAAAAGGAATAAATAAGGGAGAAATCAAAGGACTATGGGTAGTTTGTACTAACCCTAGACATTCATTTAGTAACAACGAAGAGTTTAAAAAAGCTATGAAAAACCTAGATTTCTTTGTAGTTCAAGATATTTATGAAGATACAGATAGTTCTAAAGAATGTGATTTATATTTACCTTCAGTTCCAGCTATTAAAAAAGAAGGTTTCTTAATAAATACTGAGCGTAGACTTTCAGCTTTAGTTCCTGTTTTAGAGAAGGAAGAAGATGAATTAAGTGATTATGAAATATTATTAGGAATTGGAGAAGCCTTAGGAATGGGAAGTCTTTTAGACAAATGGAGAACTCCAGAGGATGCCTTTAAGCTTCTAAGAGAATGTAGTAAAGGAATGCCTTGTGATATTACAGGAGTATCTTATGAAAGATTAAGAGATTCTAAGGGAATTCAATGGCCTTGTAGAAAAGGAGAAGAATTAGAGTCTGATGAAAGAAGATTATTTGAAGACGGAAAATATTATACTCCAAGTGGAAAAGCTAAGTTTATTTTTGAAGATGTAACTGAAAATCCAAATGCTACAAATGAAGAGTTCCCATTTAACTTAAACACTGGTAGAGGAACTGTGGGACAATGGCATACTCATACTAGAACTAGAGAAATACAAGCTGTAACTAATATAGTTTCACAAAAGGCATATGTAGATATAAATAGAAAAGATGCAGAAAAGCTTGATATAAAAGAAAATGATGAGGTTTTAATTCATTCATCAAATGGGCATACATCTAAGTTTATAGCAAGATTAACTGATAATCTTAAAGAAAAAACTTTATATGCACCAATACATTATATAGAAACAAATTTATTAACACCATCTGTATTTGATCCTTATTCTAAGGAGCCTTCATATAAAACAGTTCAAGTTAATATAGAAAAGGTTAGAAAATAG
- a CDS encoding 4Fe-4S dicluster domain-containing protein, whose product MKRIKINRDKCVGCLTCTTACIVSHDSEDTRSRIAITSEGKYTPIFCRHCDRPECVYTCMSGAMKKDKETGFVTYDKSRCASCFMCVMACPYGVLKAEHEMNKYIMKCDMCASTKEKTPQCVAKCPMGAITLEEVEE is encoded by the coding sequence TTGAAAAGAATAAAAATCAATAGAGATAAATGCGTGGGATGCTTAACATGCACAACTGCTTGTATAGTTTCTCATGATTCAGAGGATACAAGAAGTAGAATTGCAATAACAAGTGAAGGAAAATACACTCCTATTTTCTGTAGACACTGTGATAGACCAGAGTGTGTTTACACTTGTATGAGTGGTGCTATGAAGAAAGATAAAGAAACTGGTTTTGTAACTTATGACAAATCAAGATGTGCAAGTTGCTTTATGTGTGTAATGGCTTGCCCATATGGAGTATTAAAAGCTGAACATGAAATGAATAAATATATAATGAAATGTGATATGTGTGCAAGTACAAAAGAAAAAACTCCTCAATGCGTTGCAAAATGTCCAATGGGAGCAATAACTTTAGAGGAGGTAGAAGAATAA
- a CDS encoding NAD(P)/FAD-dependent oxidoreductase, with protein sequence MRYIVVGASAAGISGAKTLRELDKDAEIILVSKDENVYSRCILHHYISGHRDIEALDFTDRDFFEKYNIEWKKGLEVKAIDDREHVIVLSNGESLKYDKILLATGASAFIPPVENLREAKNVVGLRNLEDAIKIKEEAEKVKNVVVLGAGLVGIDAIAGLAFKDLNVTLVEMGDRVLPIQLDKYASSKYEKRFEDAGVKLKLGVRAEKVLIDENKNPKALLINTGEEIPCELIIVATGVRSNVAFLKDSSIETDRFGLIINEKGETNARDVYGAGDITGRNPIWPTAVKEGIIAANNMVGNEIFMEDFFGSKNTMNFLGLTTMSLGVVNAPDDSYTEEIDISGENYKKIIHKDGKIYGAIIQGDLSYAGVLTQLIKEKIHVSKVKKPLFEIDYADFFNIKENLEYTY encoded by the coding sequence ATGAGATATATTGTTGTGGGGGCATCAGCTGCTGGAATAAGTGGAGCAAAAACACTTAGAGAACTTGACAAAGATGCAGAAATAATATTAGTTTCAAAGGACGAAAATGTTTATTCAAGATGTATATTACATCATTACATAAGTGGCCATAGAGATATTGAGGCTTTAGATTTTACAGATAGAGATTTCTTTGAAAAATACAACATAGAGTGGAAAAAAGGCTTAGAAGTTAAAGCTATAGATGATAGAGAACATGTAATAGTTCTTTCAAATGGAGAAAGCTTAAAATATGATAAGATATTATTAGCAACAGGAGCATCAGCATTCATTCCTCCAGTAGAGAATTTAAGAGAAGCTAAAAATGTTGTTGGATTAAGAAACTTAGAGGATGCTATTAAAATTAAAGAAGAGGCAGAAAAGGTTAAAAACGTGGTTGTTTTAGGAGCAGGACTTGTTGGCATAGACGCCATAGCAGGACTTGCATTTAAAGATTTAAATGTTACTTTAGTTGAAATGGGGGACAGAGTCCTTCCAATTCAACTTGATAAATATGCTTCTTCTAAATACGAGAAGAGATTTGAAGATGCTGGAGTTAAATTAAAACTTGGAGTTAGAGCGGAAAAAGTTTTAATTGATGAAAATAAAAATCCAAAGGCATTACTTATAAATACAGGAGAAGAAATTCCTTGCGAGCTTATAATAGTTGCAACTGGAGTTAGATCAAATGTAGCATTCTTAAAAGATAGCTCTATAGAAACAGATAGATTTGGATTAATAATAAATGAAAAAGGCGAAACTAATGCAAGAGATGTCTATGGAGCTGGAGATATCACTGGAAGAAATCCTATATGGCCAACTGCTGTAAAAGAAGGTATAATAGCAGCAAACAATATGGTTGGTAATGAAATATTCATGGAAGATTTCTTTGGAAGTAAGAATACAATGAATTTCTTAGGACTTACAACAATGTCTTTAGGAGTTGTTAATGCTCCAGATGATTCTTACACAGAAGAAATTGATATTTCAGGAGAGAATTATAAAAAGATAATCCATAAGGATGGAAAAATTTATGGAGCTATAATTCAAGGCGATTTATCTTATGCAGGAGTTTTAACTCAACTTATAAAAGAGAAGATACACGTATCAAAGGTTAAAAAGCCATTATTTGAAATTGACTATGCAGATTTCTTCAATATAAAAGAAAATTTAGAGTACACATATTAA
- a CDS encoding replication-associated recombination protein A, with protein MRPLADIMRPKKLEDIVGQKHIVGEGTPLNKLIKNKNIMNCIFYGPPGVGKTTLANIISNYTDKKFYKINATTSSIKEIQSITSDIDNLLNFKGIILYIDELQHFNKKQQQALLEFIEDGRVILIASTTENPYFAIHKAILSRSTIFQFKPVSTEDIIIALERAVSKLEKEGYVISLEEGVLKYIGEISQGDVRKAYTVLELAIKSQEKDNILLNKEYVEKLGQSNLKSDSSGDDYYNLLSALQKSIRGSDPDASIHYLARLIKGGNMDSVIRRIGVIAAEDIGLAHPNALQVVNSGIDLALKIGMPEARIILSELVIYLATLPKSNSAYMAIDDALRDLERNNAGDVPKHLKDAHYSGASNLGVGGYLYPHNYPNGYINQEYMPENMRGKEYYKPKDNKYESSIKAYWNNVKNK; from the coding sequence TTGAGACCTTTAGCAGATATTATGCGTCCTAAAAAATTAGAGGATATAGTTGGACAGAAACACATTGTAGGAGAAGGAACTCCTTTAAACAAGCTTATAAAAAACAAGAACATAATGAATTGCATTTTTTATGGTCCACCTGGTGTTGGAAAAACTACTTTAGCTAATATAATTTCAAATTACACTGATAAGAAATTTTATAAAATAAATGCTACTACATCTTCCATAAAAGAAATACAAAGTATAACTTCTGATATAGATAATTTATTAAATTTTAAGGGAATAATACTGTATATAGATGAGCTTCAGCATTTTAATAAAAAACAGCAGCAAGCACTTTTAGAATTTATTGAAGATGGGAGAGTAATATTAATAGCAAGTACTACAGAAAATCCATACTTTGCTATACATAAGGCCATACTAAGCAGAAGTACCATATTTCAATTTAAACCAGTAAGTACTGAAGATATAATAATAGCTTTAGAAAGAGCAGTAAGTAAACTTGAAAAAGAAGGATATGTTATTTCTCTTGAAGAAGGCGTTTTAAAATATATTGGAGAGATTTCTCAAGGAGATGTAAGAAAAGCTTACACAGTGTTAGAATTAGCTATTAAATCTCAAGAAAAAGATAATATCCTTTTAAATAAAGAGTATGTAGAAAAATTAGGGCAATCTAATTTGAAATCTGATTCATCAGGAGATGATTATTATAATTTATTAAGTGCTCTTCAAAAAAGTATAAGAGGAAGTGACCCTGATGCCTCAATTCATTATTTAGCTAGACTTATTAAGGGTGGAAATATGGATAGCGTAATTAGGAGGATAGGAGTAATTGCAGCTGAAGATATAGGTCTTGCTCATCCTAATGCTTTGCAAGTTGTAAATAGCGGAATAGACCTTGCTTTGAAAATAGGAATGCCAGAAGCAAGAATAATATTATCTGAATTAGTAATATATTTAGCTACCTTACCTAAGTCAAATAGTGCGTATATGGCTATTGATGATGCTTTAAGAGATTTAGAAAGGAATAATGCAGGTGATGTGCCAAAACATTTAAAAGATGCTCATTATAGTGGAGCAAGCAATTTAGGTGTTGGTGGGTATTTATATCCACATAATTATCCTAATGGTTATATAAATCAAGAATATATGCCTGAAAATATGAGAGGAAAAGAATATTATAAGCCTAAGGATAATAAATACGAAAGTAGTATAAAAGCCTACTGGAATAATGTAAAAAACAAATAG
- a CDS encoding MOSC domain-containing protein, translated as MSKVRAICISEKKGTAKVQVPKAEFIEDFGIKGDAHAGKWHRQVSLLAFEKIEDFRADGGNVDFGAFGENLVVDGIELNKLPIGQKIKIGEVLLEVTQIGKKCHDKCAIYYQVGRCIMPAYGIFTKVLNGGEVILGEEVELL; from the coding sequence ATGAGCAAGGTAAGAGCTATTTGTATAAGTGAAAAGAAAGGTACAGCTAAGGTGCAAGTTCCTAAAGCTGAGTTTATAGAAGATTTCGGAATTAAGGGAGATGCTCATGCTGGGAAGTGGCATAGACAAGTAAGTTTATTAGCTTTTGAAAAGATAGAGGATTTTAGAGCTGATGGCGGAAATGTGGATTTTGGAGCCTTTGGAGAAAACCTAGTTGTAGATGGAATAGAACTAAATAAACTTCCTATAGGGCAAAAAATAAAGATAGGAGAGGTTCTTTTAGAAGTAACACAAATAGGGAAAAAATGTCATGATAAATGTGCAATATACTATCAAGTAGGAAGATGTATAATGCCTGCTTATGGTATATTTACAAAGGTATTAAATGGAGGAGAAGTAATTTTAGGAGAAGAGGTAGAGCTTCTTTAA
- a CDS encoding molybdopterin molybdotransferase MoeA — MKKFIALEEALEILNKNTKALKSEVVSIKDSLKRVLYGDVKSKINNPPFNKSVFDGYAFKSEDSKGTSKENPIELKIVDEIFAGDFSEIEIKHGEAIRIMTGAPIPVGADCVLKQEETERHGDLVKIFKEMKANENISFMGEDIKIGETLIKKGKRLDYADLGIMASSGISEVLVYKKPKVSIISTGDEVCDINSTLKPGKIYDSNLYSLSARIEELGYNVLSMEHVGDNILKIGEAIEKAFEKSDIVFTTGGASVGEKDLMQKVSGSIGFERLFWKIKIKPGSAVVCSKRQEKILISLSGNPNAALTTFELLGKPVLKKLEGEEENINIKREKGVLMDSFNKKSPQRRFLRGNIIYDEKGAKVYITQIKSGNGILSSLLNANCLIEIEKGNEGLNRGEVVNIIKL; from the coding sequence TTGAAAAAATTTATAGCTTTAGAAGAAGCTCTTGAAATATTAAATAAGAACACTAAGGCTTTAAAAAGTGAGGTTGTTAGCATAAAGGATTCTTTAAAGAGAGTTTTGTATGGTGATGTTAAATCTAAGATTAATAATCCTCCCTTTAATAAGTCAGTTTTTGATGGATATGCTTTTAAATCAGAAGATTCTAAGGGAACTTCAAAAGAAAATCCTATAGAGCTTAAAATAGTAGATGAGATATTTGCAGGTGATTTTTCAGAAATAGAAATAAAACATGGAGAGGCTATTAGAATTATGACTGGGGCTCCAATCCCTGTGGGAGCTGATTGCGTACTTAAGCAAGAAGAAACAGAAAGACATGGAGATTTGGTTAAAATATTTAAGGAAATGAAAGCTAATGAGAACATATCTTTTATGGGAGAGGATATAAAGATTGGAGAAACTTTAATTAAAAAAGGTAAAAGACTTGATTATGCTGATTTAGGCATAATGGCTAGCTCTGGTATAAGTGAGGTACTTGTTTATAAAAAGCCTAAGGTTTCAATAATTAGTACCGGGGATGAGGTATGTGATATAAATTCCACCTTAAAACCAGGAAAAATATATGACAGTAATTTATATAGTTTAAGTGCAAGAATAGAAGAGCTAGGATACAATGTTTTGTCTATGGAACATGTAGGAGACAATATCTTAAAAATAGGAGAAGCTATAGAAAAAGCCTTTGAAAAATCAGATATAGTATTTACTACAGGAGGAGCTTCTGTAGGAGAAAAAGATCTTATGCAAAAGGTTTCTGGAAGTATAGGCTTTGAAAGGTTATTTTGGAAAATAAAAATTAAACCTGGCTCTGCAGTTGTATGTAGCAAAAGGCAAGAAAAAATATTGATAAGCCTTTCAGGAAATCCTAATGCTGCCTTAACTACATTTGAATTATTAGGAAAGCCTGTACTTAAAAAATTAGAGGGAGAGGAAGAAAATATAAATATTAAAAGAGAAAAGGGAGTCTTAATGGATTCTTTTAATAAAAAAAGCCCTCAAAGAAGGTTTTTAAGAGGAAATATTATATATGATGAAAAGGGAGCAAAGGTTTATATAACTCAAATTAAAAGTGGAAATGGTATATTAAGTTCTCTTCTAAATGCTAATTGCTTAATAGAAATTGAAAAAGGAAATGAAGGCTTAAATAGAGGAGAAGTAGTAAACATAATAAAATTATAA